The proteins below are encoded in one region of Lactuca sativa cultivar Salinas chromosome 3, Lsat_Salinas_v11, whole genome shotgun sequence:
- the LOC111884277 gene encoding uncharacterized protein LOC111884277: MGAQWSKQVERRKLIADEKKTLKDLEESSGCVFPGCDHRPADRKNWISGLNPEKVHINKIVWPGTHDSGTHKIGIKMVSRPFAQCQSLSIYQQLVLGTRLLDIRVNENRKVCHGILATFAIDVVINDVKKFLSETESEIIILEIRTEFGHNDPPEFEKHLEEQLGEYLIHQDDHVFQKTVAEILPKRIICVWKPQKSDPPKAGSPFWSSGYLKDNWIDTDLPATKFESNLKYLGQQQPVTSRKYFYRVENTVTPQADNPVLCVKPVTKRIHGYARLFITQCFSRNIADKLQVFSTDFIDEDFVDACVGLTWARVEGKA; encoded by the coding sequence ATGGGAGCTCAGTGGTCTAAACAAGTGGAACGCCGGAAATTGATCGCCGACGAGAAGAAAACTTTAAAAGATCTAGAAGAGAGCTCAGGCTGCGTCTTTCCCGGCTGTGATCACCGCCCAGCCGACCGGAAAAACTGGATTTCCGGCCTCAACCCGGAGAAAGTTCACATTAACAAGATTGTTTGGCCAGGAACCCATGATTCCGGAACCCATAAGATCGGAATCAAGATGGTTTCTCGACCATTCGCTCAGTGTCAATCTTTATCCATTTACCAACAACTCGTACTAGGAACACGTCTTCTCGACATTCGAGTCAACGAGAATCGGAAAGTCTGTCATGGAATCCTCGCAACATTCGCTATTGACGTTGTTATCAACGACGTGAAGAAGTTTCTATCAGAAACTGAATCTGAGATCATAATTCTTGAGATCCGAACTGAATTTGGTCATAATGATCCACCGGAATTCGAGAAACACTTGGAGGAGCAACTTGGTGAATACTTAATCCATCAAGATGATCATGTTTTCCAAAAAACAGTGGCGGAGATTCTACCCAAAAGAATTATATGCGTTTGGAAGCCCCAAAAATCCGACCCACCGAAAGCGGGTAGCCCGTTTTGGAGTTCGGGTTATTTGAAAGATAATTGGATCGACACTGATTTACCTGCGACAAAATTCGAGAGTAATCTGAAGTACTTGGGTCAACAACAACCGGTGACTTCCCGGAAATACTTTTACAGGGTGGAGAATACGGTGACACCACAAGCAGATAACCCGGTTTTGTGTGTGAAACCGGTTACGAAACGGATCCATGGGTATGCGAGGTTGTTCATAACACAGTGTTTTTCCAGAAATATAGCGGATAAATTGCAGGTTTTTTCCACAGATTTCATTGATGAGGATTTTGTTGACGCTTGTGTTGGTCTTACTTGGGCGAGGGTCGAAGGGAAGGCTTAA